The proteins below are encoded in one region of bacterium:
- a CDS encoding family 16 glycosylhydrolase, which produces MKKPIGILFLLAVLLWATTAPAQLKAYRGAELRTRTAVTYGRCEVRMKSAAGSGLLASFFTYHDGSSNPVANWNEIDLEILGRYQNQAQFNTITPGQVNHVFTSVTPFNPHTAFHVYAIEWTPDYVAWFIDGHEVHRQTEAHLATLTRPQKIMMNIWPPASVDWAGALNPAVLPVFAYYDWVKYYAYTPGQGDNFTLQWADDFAAWDQNRWSKATHTWDGNNSNFIPENAVFQDGYLILCLTSSAQTGYSGRAIIARDVEPPYLAWARAFAHRFHVYFSEEVEPASAEALASYNIPGVTVTAARLLPDNRTVELVTAGLDPGLTYVLVVNGVKDRSPGANRMSLQYTNVTVAPALPLNLNVGGEGQEGFLPDQVWQGRLEYGAVGGAAIAAPAGTQISGTAHPEVFLSGREGLTFYQVRLAPGNYQVTLMLAETVWEAAGRRVFEVWAEGQKVLEHVDPFAQAGKNRALEKTIANLSVTDGMLDLYFKPETGRTLLNGLMITAVTNAVTHATAPPESFQFEVFPNPFNSATQIAYALTKPGRVAITVVDVQGRVVQEVLREFRTAGMHTLRLAAAKWPAGIYFVRVQVEGRTVAARKITYLK; this is translated from the coding sequence ATGAAGAAACCGATCGGCATACTTTTCCTGCTGGCCGTTTTGCTGTGGGCGACGACCGCGCCGGCACAGCTCAAGGCCTATCGCGGCGCCGAACTGCGCACGCGCACCGCTGTCACCTACGGCCGCTGCGAAGTGCGCATGAAATCCGCGGCCGGCAGCGGTTTGCTGGCCTCGTTCTTCACCTATCATGACGGCAGCTCGAATCCGGTTGCCAATTGGAATGAGATCGACCTCGAAATTCTCGGCCGCTATCAAAACCAGGCGCAGTTCAACACCATCACGCCCGGCCAGGTCAATCACGTCTTTACCAGCGTGACACCCTTCAACCCGCATACCGCTTTTCACGTTTATGCCATCGAATGGACGCCGGACTATGTCGCCTGGTTCATCGACGGCCATGAAGTTCACCGCCAAACCGAGGCGCACCTCGCCACGCTCACGCGACCGCAAAAGATCATGATGAATATCTGGCCGCCGGCTTCGGTCGACTGGGCGGGCGCGCTCAATCCCGCGGTGCTGCCGGTGTTTGCTTATTACGACTGGGTCAAGTACTACGCCTACACGCCCGGCCAGGGAGATAATTTCACCCTGCAGTGGGCGGATGATTTTGCCGCGTGGGATCAAAACCGCTGGAGCAAGGCCACGCACACGTGGGACGGCAACAATTCCAACTTCATTCCCGAAAATGCCGTTTTTCAGGACGGCTATCTGATTCTCTGTCTGACCAGCAGCGCGCAAACCGGCTACTCTGGCCGAGCGATCATTGCGCGCGATGTGGAGCCGCCTTATCTGGCGTGGGCAAGAGCCTTTGCGCATCGCTTTCACGTTTACTTCTCCGAAGAAGTCGAACCGGCCAGTGCCGAGGCCCTGGCCAGTTACAACATTCCGGGCGTCACGGTAACTGCCGCGCGGTTGCTGCCCGACAATCGAACGGTGGAATTGGTGACGGCGGGATTGGATCCCGGACTTACCTATGTCTTGGTCGTCAACGGCGTGAAAGATCGCTCACCCGGCGCCAATCGCATGAGCCTGCAATACACCAACGTGACAGTGGCGCCAGCGCTGCCGCTCAACCTCAATGTTGGTGGGGAAGGGCAGGAGGGCTTCCTGCCGGATCAAGTGTGGCAGGGCCGGCTCGAATACGGCGCGGTTGGCGGCGCAGCCATTGCGGCGCCCGCCGGTACGCAGATTTCCGGAACCGCGCATCCGGAGGTTTTTCTCTCCGGCCGAGAAGGTTTGACGTTCTATCAAGTGCGGCTGGCGCCCGGCAATTACCAGGTCACTCTCATGCTGGCGGAGACGGTGTGGGAGGCAGCAGGCCGGCGCGTTTTCGAGGTTTGGGCGGAAGGCCAAAAGGTACTGGAGCATGTCGATCCGTTCGCGCAGGCCGGCAAAAACCGGGCATTGGAAAAGACCATTGCCAATCTCAGCGTCACCGATGGCATGCTCGATCTCTATTTCAAACCGGAAACCGGCAGGACGCTGCTCAACGGCTTGATGATCACCGCAGTGACGAACGCGGTAACTCATGCAACCGCGCCGCCCGAAAGTTTTCAATTCGAGGTTTTTCCCAATCCATTCAATTCCGCCACCCAAATCGCGTATGCGCTCACCAAGCCCGGTCGCGTCGCGATCACGGTGGTTGATGTGCAGGGGCGTGTCGTGCAGGAAGTGTTGCGTGAGTTTCGTACCGCCGGCATGCACACGTTGCGGTTGGCGGCCGCAAAATGGCCGGCCGGCATCTACTTCGTGCGCGTGCAGGTGGAGGGCCGGACGGTTGCAGCCCGCAAAATTACCTATTTGAAATGA